The nucleotide sequence CGTTCACCGTGGGCGCAGGATCTGGGCGACGCCCGGCGGGGCCAAACCTTCTGCCGGGCCCCTGAGCCGTCGCGCCCGATGAGGCCGCGCCGCGCCGCGCCGCGAGCAGTGGACGGCCAGGCTGCACGGAGTGCTGTCCGGCGCCTGCTGGCTGACCACGGCGACAGGGGCGGTGTCGCGGCGCGTTTCACGCAAGACGCCGTGACGCGTCGCGCCGGGATGCGTGAATCGCGCCGCACTCCCCCGCTGCGAGCCTCAGCGCCTCCGTGCGTGTGTCTACAACCGACACAGCCCGGCCCCGGGCAGGCGGGCTGCACTGTCGGTGCTGCCGCGCGTTGGTGCTGCCGCGCGTTGGTGCTGCCGCGCGTTGGTGCTGCCGCGCGTTGGTGCTGCCGCGCGTTGGTGCTGCCGCGCGTCGGTGCTGCCGCGCGTCGGTGCTGCCGCGCGTCGGTGCTGCCGAGGTCGGCGCTGCCGCGCGTAGCTGCCGTCGAGAAGGCCGGCACGTGCTTCCAACCGAAGCAGCTCTCACCACTGACAACAACGCCACCCCACGGCACGCCACCCCACGGCACGCCGCCGCACCCCGCACACGCAAGAGCGGGGCACCACCCGAAGGTGATGCCCCGCCCGCGCCACGACGGCCTCAGCGGGCCGCCTGACGCCAAATCAGTGCTGGTGGATGCCGCGGTAGTTCTCGAACACCCAGCCGACGAGCGTCACGGCGACGATCGCGGCGCCGAAGAAGCAGATCCAGGTGCCGACCGCGAGGCCGAGGAAGCACAGGGTGCAACCGCCGGCGAGGGCGATGGGCCACCAGCTCCACGGGTTGAAGAAGCCGATCTCCGGGTCGCCGTCGTCGATGTTGGCGTCGAGGCGGTCCTCCGGCAGCTCGCCCGACTGGGCGAAGTGCGACCGGTTCATGTAGAAGGCCAGGAAGATCGAGGCGATGGCGGCGAGGCCGATGCCCACCGTGCCGACCCACTCGACCTTGTGGAACTCGGTCGAGAGGAGGCTCCAGATCGTGTAAGCCGCGTCGGCGAGCAGGAAGAAGACCGCCATGACCCAGAAGATGTTGGACTGTGCTCTCATGGCGCTACTTCACGCTTCCTGTCTGTGCGTCGTACGTGGGGGCCTCGGGGGCGTCCTTCAGCGGGCCGATGCCGACGGGCAGGCCGGCCTCGGGGTGGTTGAGGTCGAA is from Frondihabitans australicus and encodes:
- a CDS encoding cytochrome c oxidase subunit 4, with the translated sequence MRAQSNIFWVMAVFFLLADAAYTIWSLLSTEFHKVEWVGTVGIGLAAIASIFLAFYMNRSHFAQSGELPEDRLDANIDDGDPEIGFFNPWSWWPIALAGGCTLCFLGLAVGTWICFFGAAIVAVTLVGWVFENYRGIHQH